The Cellulosimicrobium sp. ES-005 genome segment CGGCCGCGGGCTGGTCGCTCCTGCGCGACCGCCTGCCCGGCCTGGTCGAGCACGCTCGCGAGCACGGCGTGCGGCTCTCGCTCGAGCCCGAGCCCGGGATGCTCGTCGAGACCGTGCGCGACGCGCTGCGGCTGCGCGACGACCTCGGGGGCGACACCGGGGACCTCGCGGACCTCGGCGTGACGGTGGACGTCGGGCACTGCCTCGTCGTCGAGCCCGACGGCGTGGTGGGTGCGCTGCGCGCCGCCGCGCCCTACCTCGCGAACGTGCAGCTCGACGACATGCCGCGCACGCACCACGAGCACCGCCCCTTCGGCGAGGGCGAGATCGACCTGCCGCTCGTGCTCGCGACCCTCGCCGAGGTCGGCTACACCGGCGTCGCCGCGGTCGAGCTGCCTCGCCACTCGTACGACGCTCCCGGCCTCGCGCGCCGCAGCATGACAGCGCTGAAAGAGGCGTGGGACCGACGCCCCGCGGTGCACGCGCCCGACCAGGAACCACCCGTCTCCGACCACCCCCAGGAGGTGCCATGACCGAGCCAGCCCCCGCGGCCCCCGCGGCCCAGGACGGCGCGACCACCGAGGGCGAGCGCTGGCTCGCCGAGGCGCGCGCCGACGTCGCGCAGGACCCCGCGACCGTGTCGCGCGCGTTCGCGCTCGCCGGCCGCAAGGTCGGCCGGGCGCCGGTGCGCCCGGACGCCGACCCCGCCGGCGTCGTCCACGGGACGGTCGACGACGAGGCGCGCGCCGCGATCGTCGTCGCGCTCGCCGAGGCGCTCGGGCGCGGCGCCGACGGCGACGCGTCCCTCGCGGCCCGCCTCGCCGACCTCTACCAGCACGGCGACACCGCCGAGCGGCGCGGGGTGCTGCGCGGGCTCGACGCGCTCACCGCGCGAGGGGCGCTCGCGGGCGACGCGGCGCCGTCGGTCGTCGCCGTCGGGCGCGACCTCGCCGCCGACGCGCTGCGCACCAACGACCAGAGCCTCGTCGCCGCGGCGGTCGGGCCGTTCGCGGCCGCGCACCTCGACCAGCACGCGTGGCGCCACGCCGTCCTCAAGCTCGTGTTCATGGGCGTGAGCCTCGACGCCGTCGCCGGTCTCGACGACCGCGCGGACGACGAGCTCGCCCGCATGGCGCGCGACTTCGCCGCCGAGCGCCGCGCCGCGGGACGCGTCGTGCCCGACGACGTCGCCCGCCTCGCCCCTGACGTCACCACCGGGAGGACCGCCTGATGCGCATCTTCGACCCCCACATCCACATGACCAGCCGCACGACGGACGACTACGAGGCCCTGTACGCCGCGGGCGTGCGCGCGCTCGTGGAGCCGGCGTTCTGGCTCGGGCAGCCGCGCACGAACGTGGGGTCGTTCCTCGACTACTTCGACGCCCTGCTGGGCTGGGAGCGGTTCCGGGCGGCGCAGTTCGGCATCCGCCACCACGCGACGATCGCGCTCAACCCCAAGGAGGCGAACGACCCGCGGTGCCGCGAGGTGCTCCACGAGATCCCGCGCTACCTGCTCAAGGACGGCGTCGTGGCGGTCGGCGAGGTCGGGTACGACTCGATGACGCCCGAGGAGGACGAGGTGTTCTCCCGCCAGCTCCAGATGGCGCGCGACGTGGACCTGCCCGTCCTCGTGCACACGCCGCACCGCGACAAGCTCTCGGGCACGCGTCGCACGCTCGACGTCGTGCGCGAGTCCGGCGTGCCGTCGGAGCACGTGCTCGTCGACCACCTCAACGAGACGAACGTGGCGCTCGTGCTCGACGCGGGGGCGTGGGCCGGGTTCTCCATCTACCCGGACACCAAGATGGACGAGGACCGCATGGTCGCGATCCTCCAGGAGCACGGCACGGACCGGATGATCGTCAACTCCGCGGCGGACTGGGGCCGGTCCGACCCGCTCAAGACGCTCAAGACCGGGCGGGCGATGCTCGCGGCGGGGTTCACCGAGGAC includes the following:
- a CDS encoding sugar phosphate isomerase/epimerase family protein, with product MSGREDSGRGAPFTLGYGTNGFTDHPLDVTLDVLEHEGYGAVALTLGFPHLDPFADGWRAEVEALRDRLAAMHGGAGMRVVVETGTRFLLDPYRKHRPTLVDAEADARLRFLRRAVEIAAVLDAECVSFFSGVLPDGASPAAGWSLLRDRLPGLVEHAREHGVRLSLEPEPGMLVETVRDALRLRDDLGGDTGDLADLGVTVDVGHCLVVEPDGVVGALRAAAPYLANVQLDDMPRTHHEHRPFGEGEIDLPLVLATLAEVGYTGVAAVELPRHSYDAPGLARRSMTALKEAWDRRPAVHAPDQEPPVSDHPQEVP
- a CDS encoding EboA domain-containing protein; translated protein: MTEPAPAAPAAQDGATTEGERWLAEARADVAQDPATVSRAFALAGRKVGRAPVRPDADPAGVVHGTVDDEARAAIVVALAEALGRGADGDASLAARLADLYQHGDTAERRGVLRGLDALTARGALAGDAAPSVVAVGRDLAADALRTNDQSLVAAAVGPFAAAHLDQHAWRHAVLKLVFMGVSLDAVAGLDDRADDELARMARDFAAERRAAGRVVPDDVARLAPDVTTGRTA
- a CDS encoding TatD family hydrolase, with amino-acid sequence MRIFDPHIHMTSRTTDDYEALYAAGVRALVEPAFWLGQPRTNVGSFLDYFDALLGWERFRAAQFGIRHHATIALNPKEANDPRCREVLHEIPRYLLKDGVVAVGEVGYDSMTPEEDEVFSRQLQMARDVDLPVLVHTPHRDKLSGTRRTLDVVRESGVPSEHVLVDHLNETNVALVLDAGAWAGFSIYPDTKMDEDRMVAILQEHGTDRMIVNSAADWGRSDPLKTLKTGRAMLAAGFTEDDVDKVLWRNPVEFYGQSGNLVLDPVPGFVEGDLPTPGVEFEGSSVLRGARA